Below is a window of Cryobacterium sp. PAMC25264 DNA.
CGACCAGACGTACAAACAGCAATGGGACCTCACCGGCGACCCGTGGACCATGAACACGTGGGGTGACCAGGTGCGCTGGTACGTGATGACCGGCGCCGACCTGCCTGACTTGCGCCAGGACTACATGGAGCTCACCGGTAAACCGCCGTTGCCGCCGAAAAAGGCGCTCGGACTGTGGGTCTCCGAGTTCGGATACGATAACTGGGCCGAAATGGATGGCGTGCTCGCCGGCTTGCGCTCGAACAAGTTTCCCGTCGACGGTTTTATGCTCGACGTCGACTGGTTCGGGGGAGTGACGGGCGACTCCGACACCAGCCGTATGGGAACGCTGGACTGGGACACCAGCGCCTTCCCTGACCCTGTCGAAAAGCTCGCGAACTACGCCAGCGACGAGGGCGTCGGAATAATACCGATCGAGGAGTCGTATATTGCGCGCGGTCTTACTGAGCACTCGGACATGGCAGCCAACGGATATCTCGTGCGAGCAGGATGCTCTACCTGCGATCCCGTCTACCTGACCAGCAACCCGTGGTGGGGCAAGGGGGGAATGATCGACTGGACCCAGCCCGCGGCCGGCGAGTACTGGAACGACACCCAACGGCAGCACCTCATCGACGCCGGGGTTACGGGCCATTGGCTCGACCTTGGAGAGCCGGAGATGTTCGACGAGAATGACTGGACTGTTGGGGTCGTCGCCGGTAAGCACGCTCACGCTGATTACCACAACATCTACGGCCTCGAATGGGCGAAGAGCATCGCCACTGCCTACGACGACAACGAAGAGACGGCACGCCCGTTCCTCCTCGCGCGGGCCGGGGCAGCCGGCATCCAGCGGTATGGCGCAGCGATGTGGTCGGGAGACATCGGCACGAAACTGACGGCACTCGCTGGACAGGGCAATGCGCAGATGTCGATGTCAATGTCGGGAATCGACTACTTCGGCTCTGACATAGGTGGTTTCCGCCGCGAGATGCTCGACTCTGACCTCAACGAGCTCTACACGCAGTGGTTTGCAAACAGTTCGTGGTTTGATACCCCGGTTCGACCCCACACGGAGAACCTCTGCAATTGCTTCGAGACATCGCCCGACAGCATTGGTGACTCCGCCAGTAACCTGCAGAGCATACGCCAGAGGTATGAGCTCGCCCCCTATTACTACTCGCTCGCTCACCGGGCGACGCAGTTCGGGGAGCCGCTCGTTCCGCCGCTCGTGTACTACTACCAGAACGACGACAACGTGCGAGAGAACGGCAACGAGAAGCTGATCGGGCGCGACATCCTTGTATCAATGGTGGCCGGATCGAACCAGCGCCAACGGGATGTCTATCTTCCAGCCGGCGACTGGATCAATTACCACACCAACCAACGCATCACGAGTGTCGGCCAGACGTTGACCAACGTGCCGCTGTACGTCAACGGGAAGTTCACGCTGCCGACCTACGTGAGGGCCGGAGCGATCCTGCCCAAAGCGCTCGTCGACGACAACACGATGAACATCGAGGGCAAGCGCACGACCGGCTCGCCTAACACTGACCTCATCGCGAGGGTGTACGCGAACGCGGCATCGAGCAACTTCACCGTCTATGAAGATGATGGAGCGACAACCGCATACGAGACCGGCGCGGTGCGCACGACGGAAATCACTCAGTCGGTGGCAAACGGAGTCGCGACAGTTACGGTCGGGGCGTCGTCGGGCACATATTCGGGTGCTCCGTCGTCCCGCAAGAACGTAGTTGAACTGATAACGACCAACACGCAGGTCTCAACTGTATCCCTGGACGGATCCGCTCTGACGCAGTACCCAACGAAGGCAACGTTCGATGCCGCCAACAGCGGTTGGTACAACGCAGGCGGTGATCTCGTGGTGGCCAAATCGATAAGTGTGGCGGTGAGCGGGGCGAAGACGTTCGCCTTCACCCTCGGCCAGGCGCCGGTATCGGTGACCTTCACCTGCGATGCCGGAACAACCACATCCGACCAGTCGGTATACGCTCTCGGCAGTGCACCCCAGCTCGGCTCTTGGTCGGCAGCGAGTGCCGTGAAGCTCTCACCGACGAGTTACCCGACGTGGACCGGAACCGTGACCAACTTGCCGCCGAACACGACCATCGAATGGAAGTGCATCAAGCGGCAGGAGGCGAACTTCTCGAACACCGTTGATGCCTGGCAGCCAGGCGCGAATATCTCCAAGTCGCTGCCGGCCTCCGGCTCGGGTGGGGGCTCCAGCGGCAGCTTCTAGCCGATCAAACCAGGCAACGACCTGCGCCTCGCCAAGTGCGCGCAGGTCGTTGCGCTGTGTCCAGCAGTTTCGCTGGAGCGAGTGTTGACGCATGCCGCAACAATTCATATACTTAGTTCACTACTAAATAACAGAGGAAACAATGTCGATTCGCTCTCGAGTACCCACGGACATTAACCGGTCCGCAAT
It encodes the following:
- a CDS encoding TIM-barrel domain-containing protein, giving the protein MNLSQAWKGLSITKSSMENAYGLGEQFDTTGTADGDLVGRVRTPGNNYGNAMNFDSTNGPVGNTQIPVMFAVGDNNSNYGMFVDQTYKQQWDLTGDPWTMNTWGDQVRWYVMTGADLPDLRQDYMELTGKPPLPPKKALGLWVSEFGYDNWAEMDGVLAGLRSNKFPVDGFMLDVDWFGGVTGDSDTSRMGTLDWDTSAFPDPVEKLANYASDEGVGIIPIEESYIARGLTEHSDMAANGYLVRAGCSTCDPVYLTSNPWWGKGGMIDWTQPAAGEYWNDTQRQHLIDAGVTGHWLDLGEPEMFDENDWTVGVVAGKHAHADYHNIYGLEWAKSIATAYDDNEETARPFLLARAGAAGIQRYGAAMWSGDIGTKLTALAGQGNAQMSMSMSGIDYFGSDIGGFRREMLDSDLNELYTQWFANSSWFDTPVRPHTENLCNCFETSPDSIGDSASNLQSIRQRYELAPYYYSLAHRATQFGEPLVPPLVYYYQNDDNVRENGNEKLIGRDILVSMVAGSNQRQRDVYLPAGDWINYHTNQRITSVGQTLTNVPLYVNGKFTLPTYVRAGAILPKALVDDNTMNIEGKRTTGSPNTDLIARVYANAASSNFTVYEDDGATTAYETGAVRTTEITQSVANGVATVTVGASSGTYSGAPSSRKNVVELITTNTQVSTVSLDGSALTQYPTKATFDAANSGWYNAGGDLVVAKSISVAVSGAKTFAFTLGQAPVSVTFTCDAGTTTSDQSVYALGSAPQLGSWSAASAVKLSPTSYPTWTGTVTNLPPNTTIEWKCIKRQEANFSNTVDAWQPGANISKSLPASGSGGGSSGSF